The genomic stretch CCCCGTTACCGACAAACATACTGCCACCTCACTTGCGACAACACCAGCTCGATTCCCACTTCCAACAACCCATGCGAAACGTTCAAAGACCAAACAGCGCACAGGCGTACGGAAACGCATCAAAGGCCTAGTTAAAACAGACCCTGTTCTTTGTGCATCCCTCGGCCTTCTTCCCGACTTGGACCTGTCATCCGCTGCTGTCTCCTCAGCCCGCGACCCTCTCGTTGGCAACTTATTATCCTTTGGCTCCATCACGCTTGGGAACAGGTACGAGACACCCCGAAGAGTCGCCGCGCTGGCTACAGGAGAAGCGGGCAACATTCTACAGCTGGCCATTGTCAATAAAGAGATATACGACTGGGGCCAGGCAAAGAAGACATGGGTCGACGGTCCAACGCTGAAAGAGGCACCCCTCGGATATTGGAACGAGGATGCTGCGCCTATACAACAGATATGCTTTGCCCAGTCGGAAGACAGGAGCTGTTTACTTGCTGTGCGGCTCCCTACACGCACAGTCCTGTTGCGCCCTTTGTACCACCGCCAGGTGCGCACGACTCCCTCCTCATCCTTCTACGATCTCCCTAAATCTGTGATTGAACCACACCCGGTACTCACTATACACCACAAGGAAACTGGCGGATCTCCTCACGTCGACTTCGCTTTCAACCCGGACAATCAGCTACAATTTGCTCTCGCTCATCAGGACCACACATGGAGCGTATGGAATATGCATCATCCGCGCAAGGGTGACAAATACTCTCCTTCTCGTTTGGCCCGAGGGCGAATCAACAAGCTCAAAGATAATGATGTCGCTCGTCAAGATGAGTGGGCAAGGATACTCTGGGTGGCCAATCCACATACCCTGCTGGTTTGTAACCGGCGTCATCTGGGGATCATTAGTATCAAAACTAGGCCACATTTCTACCGCCCTTACTCGGGTATCTTCAGTGAGAAGCAATCCGAAGACTGGATTCTTGACGTCAAGAGGCATCCCAAAGATACATGTCAATTCTTCGTTTTGACCTCATCTCTGCTCATTCTGATGGCGGTCACGACTTCAAGCGGCGCTGATACGGGTGCTGATGAAGCAGTGGTGACAACGCTGCAATCTTGGAAGCATTGCAGGGACGCAAAAGACTTCACTCTTCAAATTCAAGTCCAACTGGTATCAGACACAGAGTCATTTGTAATTGTTTACTCTACGCTGAACACACGCATCCAAGTATACAGCTACAGCAAGAGTTCATCGAGCTCTCCGGCCCTTGTTGCGTGCTCTGATCCCAGCCTACTCAGCCTAGGCCTTGATGAATCTATAAGAATCAACACAATCCACACAGAGACTATGCAGCAGGAAGGCGTGCAAAACGACGTCAATTTCTTCCGCTTGTTTGTAACGCTGTCTGATGGGGATATGCAAGAGTTGGTCGTGTGTTCCTCTTCCTTGGAGGCCACTGGGAGCTACCAAGTAATCATGGACTTTAAGAAAAGCACCATAAAGCATCCCAGAGCTGGCAATTCGAAGAAGGATATAGTCCATGTGGAGGATGATTTCATTGTCCCCAATCGATTGGCTTTCGCAGGTGCTCCCCGCGCTAAAATCACCTCGCAACTGCCAAGATTACTCCCCCCTTTGGAAATTGTCGTTCGGCGACACTTCCGGCGTCACGAAACAAGGAGAAGAATTGGTCGATCTTTAGTCATGGCCCATAGGGTATTTGATGGGGTTGATGTTGTTGAAACTGCCAGTGAGGTGCGGCAGATGCTTACCCACGGCCTTGATGTCATATCTACACCCTTCCGCACCTTGTAAGTAAGCTCCAAGAGTACTATATGCAATGCTAATTTCTACAGGATGGAGCATGCAAACATGAAAGTTATTTTCTTCGATTTCGGCGAGGCATCATCAGGAATAGAAGAGCTCTTTTCTTTGCAGAACCGCCATGCAACTGCGGAAATTCGACACATCGCATCTGGGAGCCGGCTTGAGCTTTCAAAACAAGGCAATACCACTCCATCAGATGTCTACGACGATATAGTCGAAAAATGGGTCACGCCTCTGTCACCAAAAATTGCAGTCCGCGTTCGACTCGCGAATGAACGTCTCGCTCAACAGATCGCAATGGAATTGGTACTTTCAAGTACTCGCGTACGAGAACATGGAGTCGATGACCAGATCATTGGTCCTCAATCACAAGACTCTGTTTTCCATTCTTCCTCGCAGTTCTTTTCCTCTCAACCGCTACCAACGCCCCCTCTGTCATCCTTCTCAGGGTCGTCACCGCCCATGCCACCTTCCACAACATCGAACCTGTCAGGCACTCTTACGCGCCTGGGGATGCATCTATCGCTTCGAGAATCGTCTCAAACCTTAGCGAGCATCGCCAGCAGCAACCCCCGAGTTCTCGCGCGTTGGCAACCGGGAAATGACGTACGTACCTTCATTTGGGCCGAATCTGATGTTCAGCTCGAGGCGATCCAGAAACAGCGCAAGAAGATAGAGCGCAGAGAGAAGCGTCAGCAGCGTAAAACCGAGCGGATGCGACTCAAGGATATGAGTCAATTTGTCAGCTTCCCGCAGAGTTCTCCCGGACCCATGCTGGGTAACATGGGTAGTAGTAGTCAGATACTGAGTCAGAGTCAAAGTCAAAGCCAAAGCCAGTTGTCAAGCCAAAATGACGGCTTCATGATACCGCACAGTCAAGTTGAGCGGGGGAAATTTGGTGGGAGGTtggaaaagaagaagaagaagaagacgaggatAAGTGGATTCTAGGACGCTCATGTATACGGGATGTCACGGAAATGACCAATGGGTGTTCGCGTGACAGCCTGTATAGTCAATGTCGTCATAGGACAGCGACCCTCTTCCCCGAGAAGTGGGGTGGGAGGGGTAGCTTCCCTAGAGAGCCGATATCATGTTAGCCCATTGCCGGATCCGACCTCAAATACTTCTGAACGTCTAAAATTTACTTCAACTCAAACCCCTTCGGTTTTCTTTGTCACCACTTCACCGTACCTCTTCGATTGACAATATTGCTTCTCCAGAATGGCCGGCTTCCCCTCCCTCCAGCCCGCGTTCACAGtccgcgtcaacattgaTGCACCGATGCAAGTTGGGGGTCAATCAGGCCCCGGGCTGGTCATCGTGCCCATGGTTAGTGGAACGGTAAAGAGTGAAAGGGGTTTTGAACCAAAGCTAGACGGGGAACTGTATGTCTATTCGACTAGAAGGTAAAAGTATACTGTGAATACTGATACCAACACAGACATGGCGTAGGATATGACTACATCCATAACGA from Pyrenophora tritici-repentis strain M4 chromosome 1, whole genome shotgun sequence encodes the following:
- a CDS encoding Rrn6 domain containing protein — translated: MADKPLEDGNSGRPGIASYDVDNREWVFPRYFAALQLKQIRPVTDKHTATSLATTPARFPLPTTHAKRSKTKQRTGVRKRIKGLVKTDPVLCASLGLLPDLDLSSAAVSSARDPLVGNLLSFGSITLGNRYETPRRVAALATGEAGNILQLAIVNKEIYDWGQAKKTWVDGPTLKEAPLGYWNEDAAPIQQICFAQSEDRSCLLAVRLPTRTVLLRPLYHRQVRTTPSSSFYDLPKSVIEPHPVLTIHHKETGGSPHVDFAFNPDNQLQFALAHQDHTWSVWNMHHPRKGDKYSPSRLARGRINKLKDNDVARQDEWARILWVANPHTLLVCNRRHLGIISIKTRPHFYRPYSGIFSEKQSEDWILDVKRHPKDTCQFFVLTSSLLILMAVTTSSGADTGADEAVVTTLQSWKHCRDAKDFTLQIQVQLVSDTESFVIVYSTLNTRIQVYSYSKSSSSSPALVACSDPSLLSLGLDESIRINTIHTETMQQEGVQNDVNFFRLFVTLSDGDMQELVVCSSSLEATGSYQVIMDFKKSTIKHPRAGNSKKDIVHVEDDFIVPNRLAFAGAPRAKITSQLPRLLPPLEIVVRRHFRRHETRRRIGRSLVMAHRVFDGVDVVETASEVRQMLTHGLDVISTPFRTLMEHANMKVIFFDFGEASSGIEELFSLQNRHATAEIRHIASGSRLELSKQGNTTPSDVYDDIVEKWVTPLSPKIAVRVRLANERLAQQIAMELVLSSTRVREHGVDDQIIGPQSQDSVFHSSSQFFSSQPLPTPPLSSFSGSSPPMPPSTTSNLSGTLTRLGMHLSLRESSQTLASIASSNPRVLARWQPGNDVRTFIWAESDVQLEAIQKQRKKIERREKRQQRKTERMRLKDMSQFSS